Proteins from a genomic interval of Neoarius graeffei isolate fNeoGra1 chromosome 24, fNeoGra1.pri, whole genome shotgun sequence:
- the LOC132872766 gene encoding BOLA class I histocompatibility antigen, alpha chain BL3-6-like isoform X3, which produces MGHGLGVLLFLTVSLHLSSAGVHTVQEMVGCELDDDGTTRGYSQFGYDGEDFISLDLKTLTWTAAKPQALITKHKWEKNPGDTVGRKNYLENICIEWLKKYVSYGRETLERKVRPEASVFHKRSPSPEVVCHATGFFPKAVMITWQKDGEDLIEDVELTETLPNQDGSFQKRSILKVPAEELQRHKYTCVVQHSSLGEGKDLVLPVSERRILRGGGWIAIIIGVLMALVALITVVAAVVFLKKAMFSGFGPVPSKPSSEGDSSSNNS; this is translated from the exons GAGTTCACACAGTGCAGGAGATGGTCGGCTGTGAGCTGGATGATGACGGCACCACTAGAGGATACAGTCAGTTCGGTTATGATGGAGAAGATTTCATCAGTTTGGATCTGAAAACTCTCACCTGGACTGCAGCTAAACCTCAAGCTCTGATCACCAAACACAAGTGGGAGAAGAATCCTGGTGACACTGTGGGCCGGAAGAACTACCTGGAGAACATCTGTATCGAGTGGTTAAAGAAGTACGTGTCTTACGGCAGAGAGACTCTGGAGAGGAAAG TTCGTCCCGAGGCGTCAGTGTTCCACAAACGCTCTCCTTCTCCAGAGGTGGTGTGTCACGCTACAGGTTTCTTCCCCAAAGCAGTGATGATCACCTGGCAGAAGGACGGAGAGGACCTGATTGAGGACGTGGAGCTCACAGAGACGCTACCCAACCAGGATGGAAGCTTCCAGAAGAGGAGCATTCTGAAAGTCCCAGCTGAGGAGCTGCAGAGACACAAATACACCTGCGTGGTTCAGCACAGCAGCTTGGGGGAGGGGAAGGATTTAGTGCTGCCTGTGAGCGAGCGGCGAATCCTGAGAG GTGGAGGATGGATTGCTATCATCATTGGTGTCCTTATGGCTCTCGTCGCTCTCATCACTGTTGTCGCTGCTGTTGTCTTCTTGAAGAAGGCAATGTTCTCTG GATTCGGACCTGTTCCCTCCAAACCCT CCTCTGAAGGAGATTCTTCCTCCAACAACTCTTAA